The DNA segment ttattcaagctttagtctgaagaggtgtgtcttcagtctggaggaagatgtgtggacttcctgtcctcatgtccatgtggagctggttccatGTGGACATCAGGACTTCCTGTCctcatgtccatgtggagctggttccatGTGGACATCAGGACTTCCTGTCctcatgtccatgtggagctggttccatGTGGACATCAGGACttcctgtcctgatgtccaCGTGGAGCTGGTTCCATGTGGACATCAGGACttcctgtcctgatgtccatgtggagctggttccacgtttaggagccaggacaggaaacagtcgtgATGTTGTTGATATCTTCCAACAAACCCACTTAGGGtcattttttgcaatttctgttaaaggctgaatgtacaagaaataaatatacacaaagaaaggcagttgtgcaattttttctattcaatgcacaatattcaaattaataacaattcatatttacaatgcaaaatatgtagcttctcagttccacatcatgttctgcagaggagctgctactgcagcacaatgtttttacatataggctttgatttgaatatggccacaaataggATTATTTCCTtatatgaaagaagtcccttgtactcagataaataccagtactacacagtatgaatcCGTGCAGCTTCCgctccagcaaatatttcacaataaaaaaccttttgaaacaagggaatggattccatcaacagaaacgctcgagtgcttttattttgaaaaggcatacagaaagtgttgcaaccatttgtttgtgacataaattcatcagataaacattaaaaatcagataagatcattttctctgtttattctgctgtgaaccaccatgtttatctgtttatgacacaaacgtatttacatcacttcccgaacccgtttcaaagtaaaagcactccagcgtttcaccttctgaatccactcatttgttccaacgggactttgattgttatccacagaccggaagatgctcGTCTTCAGACCGGACATTTAGTTTAGGacatgaaccaacttgttcctgaaggaaatgcaggagataaaccagcagctccaccgtCAGTAGgggacacacagcgcgtgtgaacaacagacaaccgacacacagacaaccgacacacagctgatctgcggcgcgacgacagacagtgagtccagagagttcggggatcgacagtgaagactggcagatcgacgggttggcgaccactgctctaGAACCATCGTGAGAACCTCCTCAGTAACCACCAGAACCTTGTAAAGGAACCTCGACTCCTCTTTGGATTCTGTAAACCCAACAACCTGGAGCCAGGTTTCTCATGTTCTCTCACCAGTTTGTTTATAGATGtagaaaaataatgatgatataACATAAGTTCCTCATTTTATTCTGAATATCAAATGGTGGATgaacttcacttcctgtctcagcCTGAATAAAcaagttcaaataaataatatttaaactaAACAAGAAGCATAAGAACATAACGAGGACCTTTGTTGATCATGAAGAtcaaagataaataaatcaaatcaaccctccttgtctctgtcttcctgtttcCAGGTGTACCAGGTGGTGCTGATGCGTTCGGGCAGGTTCGATTCCCGCCGTGTTTCTGTCGAGCGCCGTTACAGCGACTTCTCCTGCTTCCACCACAAACTCCAGCAGGAGTTCAGGGACGAGCTGGAGGACCTGGTTCTGCCCCCGAAGCTGCTGAGCGGGAACTTCTGCCCTCACGTCATCGCAGAGCGTCGCGTGGCGCTGCAGGAATACTTGGCTGAAGTGAACCGCGCACGCTGCGTGCGTCACTCCAGGCTTTTCCCCGCGTTCTTCACGGAGCAAGAGCAGAGGCGTGCCCACGTGCTGCTGCGGGCGGGGCAGTTCGAGGCggcgctgcagcagctgcaggatgtgttagtgatggaggagaagctgtTACCATGGCAAAGCGCCACCCTCCTCGTCCCCACCCTCTCCGCCCTCGCCGTCTGTCACCGGGACCTGGAGGAACCGGAGCAGGCGTATGCTGCGGCTCTGCGGGCCCTGCCTGCGGTCCGACGTTATGGATTGAAGCGCCACAGGGCGGCGCTGTTGAGCCTGCTGGTGGATGTAGGATACGAGCTGGGGCGTCCGGCGGCTCAGTTACAGGAGGAGCTGACCACGCTGAGGGACGCTGAGCGAGGGGAGGCGTCCTCCTGCTCCCTGAAGGAGCTGGTGGTGCAGGAGTTTATCTGAGGACCAGGTGCTACAGGGCCGGACCCACAGCCCCCGGGGGCCCTgaacctggggggggggggctcactGACATGAGCtctgatgtttaaatgttgaagTTACAGTTTATGTGattgaacagtttgtgtttaacaCATGAATCAAACATGATTAAACTCAGTTTATTTCTACTGACTACAGAAGATGTGCCTGGtttttagggttagagttaatgtgtatatatacactatatatatatatatatatacatggatgtatatatatatatacatgtctctataatgagctttagtttgacacacaatgtctgcactgactctgaggacacacacagactctgaggacacactctgactctgaggacacacagtgactgaggacacactgtctcactgactctgaggacacacactgactctgaggacacactctgactctgaggacacacactgtctcactgactgaggacacacactgactctcaggacacactgtctcactgtctctgaggacacactgtggtggaaacctctgacatcactactcaataaaaacacatggacctaCCTTCAGGAAGCTGGtgatctggtgttttggtgatgATGAGTCTGGACAGATGAGGTGTCCTGGGTGAGTTAGAGGCTGAGATCCAcacatactttaatactttgatCCTTTAAGCAGCTTTAtccaatgaaatgaaatatttatttggggGATAGgtagtttacagatttaccttgtgacagccTCCCTCCCTTTTAGTTTGTGAAGGAGGATTTTGTGATCAAT comes from the Hippoglossus hippoglossus isolate fHipHip1 chromosome 6, fHipHip1.pri, whole genome shotgun sequence genome and includes:
- the snx20 gene encoding sorting nexin-20 produces the protein MEETGAGAGAGQGAEPEPGAGAGQGAEPEPGAGAGQGAELGAELRRNPTHTDALASGCSSLTTQQLQENVRVVKRRHRPMRLMFEIPSARIIDQVLSKHVVYQVVLMRSGRFDSRRVSVERRYSDFSCFHHKLQQEFRDELEDLVLPPKLLSGNFCPHVIAERRVALQEYLAEVNRARCVRHSRLFPAFFTEQEQRRAHVLLRAGQFEAALQQLQDVLVMEEKLLPWQSATLLVPTLSALAVCHRDLEEPEQAYAAALRALPAVRRYGLKRHRAALLSLLVDVGYELGRPAAQLQEELTTLRDAERGEASSCSLKELVVQEFI